The following are encoded together in the Osmia lignaria lignaria isolate PbOS001 chromosome 13, iyOsmLign1, whole genome shotgun sequence genome:
- the LOC117602368 gene encoding CYFIP-related Rac1 interactor B translates to MGKLLSLLARDESTCCTPQKYDVFLDFENAQPSDLERETFEAVQRVLKNSESILEEIQCYKGAGKEIREAISAPTEECQRKAYLTVAPLVAKLKRFYEFSLELEKVVPKILGQLCSGNLSPTQHLETQQALVKQLAEILEFVLKFDEHKMKTPAIQNDFSYYRRTLTRASLARQGNAEKDLVVGNELANRMSLFYAHATPMLRVLSHATITFLMDNEDVARENITETLGTMAKVCLRMLENPNLLAQFQREETQLFVLRVMVGLVILYDHVHPQGAFVKGSNVDVKGCVKLLKEQPPCKSEGLLNALRYTTKHLNEENTPKNIKNLLAA, encoded by the exons ATGGGCAAGCTTTTGAGTCTCCTGGCTCGAGATGAGTCTACCTGTTGCACGCCTCAAAAGTACGATGTCTTTTTGGATTTTGAAA ACGCACAACCTTCTGACTTGGAACGGGAGACCTTTGAAGCGGTGCAAAGGGTTCTGAAAAATTCAGAATCCATCTTGGAGGAGATTCAATGTTACAAAGGGGCTGGGAAGGAAATCAGAGAAGCGATTTCGGCGCCTACGGAAGAGTGCCAACGAAAGGCTTATCTGACCGTTGCACCTCTTGTCGCGAAGCTGAAAagattttatgaattttcattgGAACTCG aaaaAGTTGTACCAAAAATCCTGGGACAACTGTGTTCAGGGAATCTTTCTCCGACTCAGCATCTCGAGACTCAGCAAGCTTTGGTGAAACAATTGGCGGAAATATTGGAATTTGTTTTGAAGTTTGACGAACACAAGATGAAGACACCCGCGATTCAGAATGATTTTAGTTATTATAGAAGAACCCTGACCAGAGCATCCCTGGCTCGCCAGGGAAATGCTGAAAAGGACCTCGTGGTCGGGAATGAGCTTGCCAACCGAATGTCCTTGTTTTATGCCCACGCAACACCCATGCTTCGGGTTCTGAGTCACGCGACCATTACTTTTTTGATGGAT AATGAAGACGTAGCACgtgaaaatatcacagaaacaCTTGGTACCATGGCCAAAGTTTGCTTGCGCATGTTAGAAAATCC GAATCTTTTGGCGCAATTCCAACGAGAGGAGACTCAACTCTTTGTTCTGAGAGTGATGGTGGGGTTAGTAATCCTTTATGATCATGTTCATCCTCAAGGTGCCTTTGTTAAGGGTTCGAATGTCGAT GTTAAAGGCTGTGTAAAACTACTAAAGGAACAACCACCCTGCAAAAGCGAAGGTCTACTAAACGCTCTTCGTTACACTACCAAGCATTTGAACGAGGAGAACACACCGAAAAATATCAAGAACTTGCTAGCCGCATGA